The following are encoded in a window of Panthera leo isolate Ple1 chromosome B2, P.leo_Ple1_pat1.1, whole genome shotgun sequence genomic DNA:
- the LOC122220706 gene encoding 26S proteasome complex subunit SEM1-like — MRKFKLRGLNICTRSYSFRRTKSAFTPKSSDHETPVLSIGPGCLDLSSFEFQLSSGPERFFVGRVAVSEKKQLVGLGLLEEDEEFKEFPAEEWAGLGEDEDSDAHVSEDNWDDDSVEDDFSNQLQPELDKHGYKMETL, encoded by the exons ATGAGGAAATTTAAGCTTAGAGGATTAAATATTTGTACAAGGTCTTACAGCTTCAGACGAACAAAGTCTGCGTTCACACCTAAGTCTTCTGACCATGAAACCCCTGTCCTTTCCATTGGACCTGGTTGCCTTGATCTCAGTTCATTTG AGTTCCAACTTTCTTCCGGGCCTGAGAGATTTTTCGTGGGGAGGGTCGCAGTGTCAGAGAAAAAGCAGCTTGTAGGCTTGGGTCTCTTGGAGGAGGATGAGGAGTTCAAGGAGTTCCCTGCGGAAGAGTGGGCTGGTTTAGGTGAAGACGAAGATTCAGATGCACATGTCTCGGAGGATAATTGGGATGATGACAGTGTAGAGGATGACTTCTCCAATCAGTTACAACCTGAACTAGACAAACATGGTTATAAGATGGAGACCTTGTAG